From Acidimicrobiales bacterium:
CTTCAGGGGGCATGCGTCTCGCTCTCGACGGGCAGGCGGCGACTGCCGCCCCGCATGTGGGCGAGCCATCGTACCCTCGCGTCTCTGTTCATCTTCAGTTCGACACTGCCGATAGATGGAGTGTGGAACCTGGGGCGGACGGGTCGATATTCGTGCTGCCGTCGTCGTCGTCGCAACGACGGCTGTCGGCTCGACTGACGGCATGGCTGGGACGGCTCGACGCCGAGCGGCGTCGCTGGACGGCGGCTGCCCTCCTCGTGGCGACCACGGTGGGCGCAGGCGCGTCGATGACGGCTTCCCCGCTTCCCGTGCATGTCGGCCAGGCCGCCTCGGCCGACACGGGCTCCGCTGCCGCCGCCGGTGTCGTGCGCGGTTTCACTGCGGCCACCCCGCCCGCCGCCGGGCCCATCCCGCTGGGCAAGGGCATGTGGCTCAACCGGTTCGAACGCAGCGCCGGCGGTGACCCCCAAGCCTTGGTCGCTCGTGCCCAGCAGCTGGGCCTGACCCACCTCTACGTGCGGGTGGGCTCGTCGTGGAAGGGCTTCTACGCCCAGGACGTGCTCGAGCGGCTGCTGCCGGTCGCCCACGCCGCCGGGATCAAGGTCGTGGGCTGGGACTTCCCCAACCTGCGCGACATCAACGCCGACGTGCAACGGGGCCGCGCCGCCATTTGGTACACGACGGCGACCGGCCACCGCATGGACGCCTTCTCGGCCGACATCGAGACGCAGTCGGAGGGCACCAACCTCACGGCGGGCGGCGCCTTGGAATACGGCGCCGCCCTGCGGGCCCAAGCAGGCCCCGGGTACCCCCTCATCGCCACCGTGCCCCGGCC
This genomic window contains:
- a CDS encoding peptidoglycan-binding domain-containing protein, with translation MEPGADGSIFVLPSSSSQRRLSARLTAWLGRLDAERRRWTAAALLVATTVGAGASMTASPLPVHVGQAASADTGSAAAAGVVRGFTAATPPAAGPIPLGKGMWLNRFERSAGGDPQALVARAQQLGLTHLYVRVGSSWKGFYAQDVLERLLPVAHAAGIKVVGWDFPNLRDINADVQRGRAAIWYTTATGHRMDAFSADIETQSEGTNLTAGGALEYGAALRAQAGPGYPLIATVPRPSPKRWFPFAEATASFDAIAPMVYWGKRDPVQDVRGAIADLRRFGKPVLPVGQAYDSAIDGWAGGSPSKQALANFTQAAFDDGALGVSFWVWETASSEHWAAIGEASQFNVDPDKVAKGDPQAVGFLQRSLAGVGHPTPVDGTMGESTKAALESFQRRQGLPPTRQLDPPTAAALVQPLPLPVG